In the Candidatus Aminicenantes bacterium genome, one interval contains:
- a CDS encoding dihydroxy-acid dehydratase — MEDRKIKEILIEKNHAFKKLFLEHQDLEEKLQANLQKKFKNEEERIEEKNIKKRKLKLKDAMQKHICEFNKKLS; from the coding sequence ATGGAGGACCGGAAAATAAAGGAGATCCTGATCGAGAAGAACCACGCTTTTAAAAAGCTGTTCCTGGAGCACCAGGATTTGGAAGAAAAGCTGCAAGCGAACCTGCAGAAGAAATTCAAGAATGAAGAAGAACGGATCGAGGAAAAAAACATTAAAAAGAGGAAGCTGAAATTGAAGGACGCCATGCAGAAGCATATCTGCGAGTTCAATAAAAAATTGAGCTGA
- the pssA gene encoding CDP-diacylglycerol--serine O-phosphatidyltransferase, with protein sequence MKRRRIKRVKLSSLIRISFLPSVFTMLNLFLGFQALLYTIGSKKNFKTAVYYLTASVIMDGFDGTIARLTKTESNFGVQLDSLVDAITFGLVTSILAFEWGFQSGYTRIGSIVSFVFLSAGLIRLARFNVFKEANAFPANIFIGVPIPTASMAVCSMVLIFGKTQPQTDMGILLFSLYVVLIALLMISNIKYRTIKKIALKNNLKALFLVAAITACLVIFPDVTIPILAFTYLLSPLFFFIFSRKHKSAETVGSAKPAEAIGSNRTEA encoded by the coding sequence ATGAAAAGAAGAAGGATAAAAAGGGTCAAGCTCTCCTCGTTGATCCGCATATCTTTTCTGCCGTCGGTATTCACCATGCTGAACCTTTTCCTGGGTTTTCAGGCGCTGCTCTACACCATCGGCAGCAAGAAGAATTTCAAGACCGCGGTCTACTACCTGACCGCCAGCGTGATCATGGACGGCTTCGACGGCACCATCGCACGGCTCACCAAGACCGAATCCAATTTCGGCGTGCAGCTCGACTCGTTGGTGGACGCCATCACCTTCGGCCTGGTCACCTCCATCCTGGCCTTCGAGTGGGGCTTCCAATCGGGATACACCCGCATCGGCAGCATCGTCAGTTTCGTTTTCTTAAGCGCCGGATTGATCCGCCTGGCCCGTTTCAATGTCTTTAAGGAGGCGAACGCTTTTCCCGCCAACATCTTCATCGGCGTGCCCATTCCGACCGCCTCCATGGCTGTTTGTTCCATGGTGCTGATTTTCGGAAAAACCCAGCCGCAGACCGACATGGGCATCCTCCTTTTTTCGCTGTACGTCGTCCTGATAGCCCTGCTGATGATCTCCAACATCAAGTACAGGACCATCAAAAAAATCGCTTTGAAAAACAACCTGAAGGCGCTTTTCCTGGTGGCCGCGATCACCGCCTGCCTGGTCATCTTCCCCGACGTCACCATCCCCATCCTGGCTTTCACCTACCTGCTTTCGCCGCTTTTTTTCTTCATTTTTTCCAGGAAACACAAGAGCGCGGAAACAGTCGGCTCGGCCAAGCCGGCGGAAGCCATCGGCAGCAACCGGACTGAAGCCTAG